One window of the Populus trichocarpa isolate Nisqually-1 chromosome 9, P.trichocarpa_v4.1, whole genome shotgun sequence genome contains the following:
- the LOC7490019 gene encoding probable carboxylesterase 12 codes for MFDILDVISTGSTEPDVAHDFSPVMIIYRDGRAKRLVGNEIVPPSLDPKSNVLSKDVVYSQEENLTSRLFLPNNINPNKKLPLLLYFHGGGFGLETPFSPTYHSYLNTLVAESQIIAISVDYRRIPEHPIPILYGDSWAAVKWAASHADGDGPEEWLNSHADFNKVFFAGDSAGANIAHHMAMRYGEERLVGVNLIGIILVHPFFWGKDPIANEVDVGETIRELMETIWRCACPTTSGCDDPLINPMNDPKLPRLGGNKVLAAAAGKDVLRDRGRLYCETLKNNGWGGMVEFMEAKEEVHVFHLSNPTCENAVAMLRKIVSFIHEE; via the coding sequence ATGTTCGATATCCTCGATGTCATCTCTACTGGCTCAACCGAGCCTGACGTTGCCCATGACTTTTCCCCAGTTATGATCATCTACAGAGATGGCAGGGCAAAGAGACTCGTGGGCAATGAAATTGTTCCCCCTTCTCTAGATCCCAAATCAAATGTTCTGTCCAAAGATGTTGTCTACTcacaagaagaaaatttaacTTCTAGACTTTTCCTCCCAAACAACATCAATCCCAACAAAAAGCTCCCTCTTTTACTTTACTTTCATGGCGGAGGCTTTGGCCTTGAGACTCCCTTCTCACCCACGTACCATAGCTATCTCAACACATTAGTTGCAGAGTCTCAAATAATCGCCATCTCAGTTGATTATAGAAGAATCCCAGAACATCCCATCCCCATTCTATATGGCGATTCATGGGCTGCTGTTAAATGGGCTGCATCTCATGCCGATGGGGATGGTCCTGAAGAGTGGCTAAATAGCCATGCTGATTTCAACAAGGTGTTTTTTGCTGGAGATAGTGCTGGTGCTAACATAGCACATCACATGGCCATGAGGTATGGTGAAGAGAGATTAGTCGGAGTTAATCTCATCGGGATTATTCTAGTACATCCTTTCTTCTGGGGCAAAGACCCTATTGCCAACGAAGTTGATGTAGGCGAGACAATACGAGAATTGATGGAGACTATTTGGCGTTGTGCGTGTCCTACAACAAGTGGATGCGATGATCCTTTAATTAATCCGATGAATGATCCAAAATTGCCTAGATTGGGGGGCAACAAGGtgcttgctgctgctgctgggaaAGATGTGTTGAGGGACAGGGGGAGGTTGTATTGTGAGACCTTGAAGAACAATGGATGGGGTGGAATGGTTGAGTTTATGGAGGCCAAAGAAGAGGTTCATGTTTTCCATTTGTCCAACCCTACCTGCGAAAATGCTGTGGCTATGCTtagaaaaattgtttctttCATACATGAAGAATAA
- the LOC18102115 gene encoding probable carboxylesterase 12 yields MSEVAQDFSPFLRLYKDGHIERLMGVDIVPPVDPNSNVMSRDVVYSPALDLSCRLYLPKNTDPNQKLPLLVYFHGGGFLIETAFSSTYHNYLNTLVAEANVIGVSVDYRRAPEHPLPAAYDDSWTALKWVASHVNGDGPEEWLNSHADFSKVFFNGDSAGANISHQMAMRHGQEKLVGVNVAGIVLAHPYFWGKDPIGNEPRESSQRAFAEGLWRLACPTSNGCDDLLLNPLVDPNLAGLECSKVLVAVAEKDLLRDRGWHYYEKLRENGWSGEVEIMEAKGESHVFHLLSPPGENARLMLKKISSFLNQDKA; encoded by the coding sequence ATGTCGGAAGTTGCTCAagatttctctccttttcttcgaCTATACAAAGATGGTCACATAGAGAGACTTATGGGAGTAGATATCGTCCCTCCTGTTGATCCCAATTCCAATGTCATGTCCAGAGATGTCGTCTATTCACCTGCGCTAGATCTATCTTGTAGACTTTACCTTCCAAAAAACACAGATCCGAACCAAAAACTGCCCCTCCTAGTTTACTTTCACGGTGGAGGCTTTCTGATAGAAACTGCCTTCTCTTCTACTTACCATAATTACCTTAATACCTTAGTAGCCGAGGCTAATGTTATAGGAGTCTCCGTAGACTACCGAAGAGCACCTGAGCATCCTCTTCCTGCAGCATACGATGATTCATGGACAGCCCTCAAATGGGTTGCATCTCATGTTAATGGAGATGGGCCTGAGGAGTGGCTAAACTCTCATGCTGATTTTAGCAAGGTGTTTTTTAATGGGGATAGCGCCGGTGCTAATATATCACACCAGATGGCCATGAGACACGGTCAAGAGAAACTAGTTGGTGTTAATGTTGCTGGGATTGTTTTGGCACATCCATACTTCTGGGGTAAGGATCCTATTGGTAATGAGCCCAGGGAATCATCACAAAGAGCATTTGCTGAAGGTCTGTGGCGTCTGGCATGCCCTACATCAAATGGGTGCGATGACCTCCTACTTAATCCACTTGTCGATCCAAACTTGGCTGGGCTGGAGTGCTCCAAGGTGCTTGTTGCTGTCGCTGAAAAGGATCTGCTGAGAGATAGGGGGTGGCACTACTATGAAAAGTTGAGGGAGAATGGATGGAGTGGAGAAGTGGAGATCATGGAGGCCAAAGGAGAGAGTCATGTGTTCCATCTTCTCTCTCCTCCTGGAGAGAACGCTAGGCTTATGcttaaaaaaatctcttctttCCTGAATCAGGACAAGGCCTAG